The Gemmatimonadaceae bacterium genome contains a region encoding:
- a CDS encoding sugar phosphate nucleotidyltransferase yields MIEHGSHGASGGAGTAATVHPSVSPSHLELPETDAPLWAIIFAGGIGSRFWPLSTPSRPKPLLCLVSDQPLLVDTVHRLAPLIPADRVLVLTSRDIAPTIRAALATVPEMNILVEPRPLGTAAALAWGAQEVARRAGPQTLCCAIHADLAVGFPEEFRRVLRRAGAVAEREDALVAVGVRPTRVEPAFGYIRPGDPVDAQHALADGGVQEVAAFVEKPSEMEAVAQIAAGALWHAGILVGTAAGFLSQLEAKTVELRDGFDALRAGNLPAFVGSIRSVDIERGLLERGPRLLVIPGDFEWDDVGTWASLRRARSLDDNGNGVVGTAHFVDADSNIVHSESGTVVLYGVSKMLVVTLPGLTFVTPLDRATDLKPLLDTLPGSMRISPTGEGG; encoded by the coding sequence ATGATTGAGCACGGTTCTCATGGCGCGTCCGGTGGCGCGGGCACGGCGGCGACGGTTCACCCGTCGGTGTCGCCGTCGCATCTGGAGTTGCCCGAGACGGACGCCCCGCTGTGGGCCATCATATTCGCCGGCGGCATCGGTTCGCGATTCTGGCCGCTGAGCACGCCGTCGCGACCCAAGCCGCTGCTCTGTCTGGTGAGCGACCAGCCGCTGCTGGTGGACACGGTGCATCGTCTGGCACCGCTCATTCCCGCCGACCGCGTGCTGGTGCTCACCAGCCGTGACATCGCACCGACCATCCGCGCCGCCCTCGCGACGGTCCCCGAGATGAACATCCTGGTGGAGCCGCGCCCGCTGGGGACGGCGGCCGCCCTGGCGTGGGGGGCGCAGGAAGTGGCGCGCCGGGCCGGACCGCAGACGCTCTGCTGCGCCATTCACGCCGATCTCGCGGTGGGCTTTCCCGAGGAATTCCGGCGGGTGCTGCGGCGCGCCGGCGCCGTGGCCGAGCGCGAGGACGCGCTCGTCGCGGTGGGCGTGCGCCCAACGCGCGTCGAGCCGGCGTTCGGCTACATTCGCCCCGGTGACCCGGTGGATGCGCAGCACGCCCTGGCCGATGGCGGCGTGCAGGAGGTGGCCGCATTCGTCGAGAAGCCGAGCGAAATGGAAGCGGTGGCCCAGATCGCCGCGGGCGCGCTCTGGCATGCGGGAATTCTCGTGGGCACGGCGGCCGGTTTCCTGTCGCAGCTCGAGGCGAAGACGGTCGAACTGCGCGACGGATTCGACGCGTTGCGCGCCGGAAACCTGCCGGCCTTCGTGGGCAGCATTCGCTCGGTGGATATCGAGCGCGGGCTGCTGGAACGCGGACCGCGCCTGCTCGTGATCCCGGGGGACTTCGAGTGGGACGATGTCGGCACGTGGGCGTCGCTGCGTCGCGCGCGCTCGCTCGACGATAATGGCAACGGGGTCGTCGGGACGGCACACTTCGTGGACGCGGACTCCAACATCGTGCACAGCGAGTCCGGAACCGTGGTGCTCTACGGCGTGTCCAAGATGCTCGTCGTGACGCTCCCCGGGCTCACCTTCGTCACGCCGCTCGACCGCGCGACCGACCTGAAGCCGCTGCTCGACACCCTCCCGGGCTCGATGCGCATCAGTCCGACCGGAGAGGGCGGGTAG
- the yedA gene encoding drug/metabolite exporter YedA, translating into MDHLAVPSRAKLLVAFAAVYFIWGSTYLFIRFAIETVPPFLVGGTRFILAGTVMYAWLRMRGAARPTRAEWRSAFIIGPLLMTGGNGGIVWSEQFVASGVVALLVALVPLWMLLLGWLRGGSRPSVREWLGVTIGLLGVAMLVSTDGNPTSGGIGPLAALVLICSTLSWSVGSLIARDAPLPASPLLASAMEMLAGGVGMLLIALVRGEFQQLAVSDVSWRSGLSIGYLALFGSIIAFSAYKWLLNRASPAAVGTYAFVNPVVAVALGWIFASEPLGTRTVAAMVVIVGAVVMISLRPRHQLLADPAE; encoded by the coding sequence GTGGATCACCTGGCGGTGCCGTCGCGCGCGAAGCTGCTGGTCGCCTTTGCGGCGGTCTATTTCATCTGGGGGTCCACGTACCTCTTCATCCGCTTCGCCATCGAGACGGTGCCGCCGTTTCTCGTGGGAGGCACGCGCTTCATCCTGGCCGGGACGGTCATGTACGCCTGGCTGCGGATGCGCGGGGCGGCGCGTCCGACGCGCGCGGAGTGGCGCTCGGCGTTCATCATTGGCCCGCTGCTGATGACCGGCGGCAACGGAGGCATCGTCTGGTCGGAACAGTTCGTGGCGTCCGGCGTCGTCGCCTTGCTCGTCGCCCTGGTCCCGCTCTGGATGCTGCTGCTGGGCTGGCTGCGCGGCGGGTCGCGCCCGTCCGTGCGCGAGTGGCTGGGCGTCACGATCGGCTTGCTCGGCGTTGCCATGCTCGTGTCCACCGACGGCAATCCGACGAGCGGCGGCATCGGTCCGCTGGCTGCCCTTGTGCTCATCTGTTCGACGCTCAGCTGGTCGGTCGGCTCGCTGATCGCGCGCGACGCCCCATTGCCCGCCTCGCCGCTGCTCGCCAGCGCAATGGAAATGCTGGCCGGTGGCGTCGGCATGCTGCTCATCGCCCTCGTGCGCGGCGAGTTCCAGCAGCTGGCGGTCAGCGACGTGTCGTGGCGGTCGGGACTATCGATCGGCTATCTCGCGCTCTTCGGCTCCATCATCGCCTTCTCCGCCTACAAGTGGCTGTTGAATCGCGCCTCACCCGCGGCGGTGGGGACGTATGCCTTCGTGAATCCCGTCGTGGCGGTCGCCCTCGGCTGGATCTTCGCGTCGGAGCCGCTCGGGACGCGCACGGTGGCGGCAATGGTGGTCATCGTCGGGGCGGTGGTCATGATCTCCCTGCGGCCGCGGCACCAGTTGCTGGCGGACCCCGCCGAGTAG
- a CDS encoding thiamine pyrophosphate-binding protein: MSETTGGEFLARTLKAEGVEVVFGIIDGTYFGFYSALKCVGIRLITPRHEASGAHAAAAYARLTGKLGVCMASNGPGVANVLPGLVVEEAEGNRVLCITSARRTGAMYPLRTGTYQGFDQEAVIGAFAKWSRAVPSFDRLPELTRAALRACWDGRPGVVHLDVPENLMNGKVAASPPILAPSAYRRTAPQGVDPAQVEAAADVLLKAEMPVIHAGSGVLHARAFDALQAVADLLEAPVTTSWSARGVMRESSPFAIPMTHVKLNSIVRCDADAALILGSRVGETDWWGKPPYWRAPAEQPTVQVDIDDRAIGANKPVAVGINADVGLFLDALRVRLASRRSEIRPAARRERLKKYHTLMARYQAKLDQPLANASSPVHPAHVGAACGRHFPAESPFIADGGNTAVWAMFYHAVRAPGRLLSTFKMGMLGAGMGQAIGAAVAAPDVPTVCVIGDGAAGMHPQEIETAVRHKLRIILLVLCDRQWGMVKINQSFALRPLKMLLRKRLAPDENLWTDLGEMDFSRIAQAMGAHAERVADPENLSHAITRALTVSGPSVIHVDVDPVAHMWAPGLVHFKAMHQEPKGR; this comes from the coding sequence ATGAGCGAGACCACCGGCGGCGAGTTCCTCGCCCGCACCCTGAAGGCTGAGGGTGTCGAGGTCGTATTCGGAATCATCGACGGCACGTATTTCGGCTTCTACTCGGCGCTCAAATGCGTGGGTATCCGGCTGATCACGCCGCGACACGAAGCGAGCGGAGCGCACGCCGCTGCCGCGTACGCGCGACTCACCGGCAAGCTCGGCGTCTGCATGGCCAGCAACGGCCCGGGCGTGGCCAACGTGCTGCCCGGACTCGTGGTGGAAGAAGCGGAGGGCAATCGCGTGCTCTGCATCACGAGCGCGCGCCGCACCGGCGCCATGTATCCGCTGCGCACCGGCACCTATCAGGGGTTTGACCAGGAAGCAGTCATCGGCGCGTTTGCCAAGTGGAGCCGCGCCGTCCCGTCGTTCGATCGCCTTCCCGAGCTCACGCGGGCCGCGCTCCGCGCCTGCTGGGACGGCCGCCCGGGGGTCGTGCACCTCGACGTCCCCGAGAACCTGATGAACGGCAAGGTGGCGGCGAGTCCGCCCATCCTCGCGCCCTCCGCGTACCGTCGCACGGCCCCGCAGGGCGTGGACCCGGCGCAGGTGGAGGCCGCCGCCGACGTGCTGCTCAAGGCCGAGATGCCGGTGATCCATGCGGGGAGCGGTGTGCTGCACGCCCGCGCGTTCGATGCCCTGCAGGCGGTGGCCGACCTGCTCGAGGCACCCGTGACGACGAGCTGGTCGGCACGCGGCGTCATGCGCGAGTCTTCGCCATTCGCCATCCCGATGACGCACGTGAAGCTGAACTCGATCGTGCGATGCGATGCCGACGCCGCGCTCATCCTCGGGTCACGCGTCGGCGAGACCGACTGGTGGGGGAAGCCGCCGTACTGGCGCGCCCCGGCCGAGCAGCCCACGGTGCAGGTGGACATCGACGACCGTGCCATCGGCGCGAACAAGCCGGTGGCCGTGGGCATCAACGCCGACGTCGGCCTGTTCCTCGACGCGCTGCGGGTGCGCCTCGCGTCGCGCCGCAGCGAGATCCGCCCCGCCGCTCGCCGTGAGCGCCTGAAGAAATACCACACGCTAATGGCGCGCTACCAGGCCAAGCTCGATCAACCGCTGGCGAACGCGTCGTCGCCGGTGCATCCGGCGCACGTGGGCGCGGCGTGCGGCCGGCACTTCCCCGCCGAGTCGCCGTTCATCGCCGACGGCGGCAACACGGCCGTCTGGGCGATGTTCTATCACGCGGTGCGCGCGCCAGGCCGGCTGCTTTCCACGTTCAAGATGGGAATGCTCGGCGCCGGCATGGGCCAGGCCATCGGCGCGGCGGTCGCCGCGCCCGACGTGCCCACGGTCTGCGTCATCGGCGATGGCGCGGCCGGCATGCATCCGCAGGAAATCGAGACCGCGGTGCGGCACAAGCTGCGCATCATCTTGCTGGTGCTCTGCGATCGCCAGTGGGGGATGGTGAAGATCAACCAGTCGTTCGCGCTGCGCCCGCTCAAGATGCTGCTGCGCAAGCGGCTCGCGCCCGACGAGAACCTCTGGACGGACCTCGGCGAGATGGATTTCTCGCGCATCGCGCAGGCAATGGGCGCGCACGCCGAGCGCGTCGCCGACCCGGAGAACCTGTCGCACGCGATCACCCGTGCGCTGACCGTCAGCGGACCCTCGGTCATCCACGTGGACGTTGACCCCGTGGCCCACATGTGGGCGCCGGGGCTGGTGCACTTCAAGGCGATGCACCAGGAACCCAAGGGGAGATGA
- a CDS encoding bile acid:sodium symporter family protein → MSGIDAVRLNFSPTTLHVLNAILGIVMFGVALDLRAEDFRRVLDRPRPVLIGLAGHYLVFPAFTFLLVLAIKPPPSVALGMMLVASCPAGNISNFLVHLARGNTALSVSISSTSTVLAVFFTPLVLRFWGSMYPPTRVILRAVAVDPVEMFVTIFLLLGLPLAAGMYVQRRWPAFADRVRRPMKRLSIGIFVTFLVLALAANWQYFVKYVGRVVLAVLVHNALALTTGYWTAAAFGLPVRDRRAVSFEVGIQNSGLGLILVFTFFGGLGGAAIVAAWWGIWHVVAGLSLATYWSRRPPAAVTVA, encoded by the coding sequence ATGAGCGGCATCGACGCCGTCCGGCTGAACTTCAGCCCCACCACGCTGCACGTCCTCAACGCGATCCTCGGGATCGTGATGTTCGGCGTGGCGCTCGACCTGCGGGCCGAGGACTTCCGGCGCGTGCTCGACCGGCCGCGCCCGGTGCTGATCGGGCTCGCGGGGCACTACCTCGTCTTCCCGGCGTTCACGTTCCTGCTCGTGCTCGCCATCAAGCCGCCGCCGAGCGTGGCGCTGGGCATGATGCTCGTGGCGAGCTGCCCGGCGGGCAACATCTCGAACTTCCTGGTGCACCTCGCGCGCGGCAACACCGCACTCTCGGTGAGCATCAGTTCCACATCGACGGTGCTCGCGGTGTTCTTCACGCCGCTGGTGCTCCGCTTCTGGGGCTCGATGTACCCGCCGACGCGTGTGATCCTGCGCGCGGTGGCGGTGGATCCGGTGGAGATGTTCGTCACGATCTTCCTGCTACTCGGCTTGCCGCTCGCCGCGGGGATGTACGTCCAGCGCCGATGGCCCGCCTTCGCGGACCGTGTGCGGCGCCCGATGAAGCGGCTGTCCATCGGCATCTTCGTCACCTTCCTGGTGCTCGCCCTGGCAGCCAACTGGCAGTACTTCGTGAAGTACGTCGGGCGCGTGGTCCTCGCGGTGCTCGTACACAACGCGTTGGCGTTGACGACGGGGTACTGGACGGCCGCGGCATTTGGCCTGCCGGTGCGCGACCGACGGGCGGTGTCGTTCGAGGTCGGCATCCAGAACTCCGGACTGGGCCTAATTCTCGTCTTCACCTTTTTCGGGGGACTTGGCGGCGCGGCCATCGTCGCCGCGTGGTGGGGGATCTGGCACGTCGTGGCGGGGCTCAGTCTCGCCACGTATTGGAGCCGCCGGCCGCCGGCGGCGGTTACGGTCGCGTGA
- a CDS encoding SDR family oxidoreductase has protein sequence MTPASARVLITGSSGYVGRLLLDALADRVVNGRLGAVVGTDVREPLSLPSGALFVHHDVRETGLAAELRAHRITCVVHLASIVTPERASTRAFEYSVDVEGTERVLEASIAAGVARLIVTSSGAAYGYHADNPAWLTEEHPLRGNETFAYSWHKRLVEEMLARARTEHPALQQIVFRVGTILGASVNNQITALFEKPRLLAIRGAASPFVFIHDADLVALLGRAVDSQVTGTFNVAGDGVMTVDDIAQALGKPVVRLPAWLLQGALAVLRPLGLTRYGPEQVDFLRYRPVLDNARLKAVFGFAPRLTSREAFEAWAQSRHARG, from the coding sequence ATGACGCCCGCGTCAGCACGCGTGCTGATTACCGGGTCGTCGGGATACGTCGGCCGACTGCTCCTCGACGCGCTCGCGGACCGTGTCGTCAACGGACGGCTTGGCGCGGTGGTCGGCACCGACGTGCGCGAGCCGCTGTCCCTCCCGAGCGGCGCGCTCTTCGTGCACCACGACGTCCGCGAGACGGGACTGGCCGCCGAGTTGCGCGCGCACCGCATCACTTGCGTGGTTCACCTCGCGTCCATCGTCACGCCGGAACGCGCCAGCACGCGGGCCTTCGAGTACAGCGTGGACGTGGAGGGGACGGAGCGCGTGCTCGAGGCGTCCATCGCCGCCGGCGTCGCGCGGCTCATCGTGACGTCGAGCGGCGCCGCCTACGGCTATCACGCCGACAACCCCGCCTGGCTCACCGAGGAGCATCCCCTGCGGGGCAACGAAACCTTCGCGTACAGCTGGCACAAGCGTCTGGTCGAGGAGATGCTCGCACGGGCGCGCACGGAACACCCGGCGCTGCAGCAGATCGTCTTCCGCGTCGGCACGATCCTCGGTGCCTCGGTAAACAACCAGATCACGGCGCTGTTCGAGAAACCGCGGCTGCTGGCGATTCGCGGCGCCGCGTCGCCGTTCGTGTTCATCCACGACGCCGACCTCGTGGCGCTGCTCGGGCGCGCCGTCGATTCGCAGGTCACCGGGACCTTCAACGTGGCGGGCGACGGCGTGATGACCGTGGATGACATCGCCCAGGCGCTCGGCAAGCCGGTCGTGCGACTGCCCGCCTGGCTGCTGCAAGGCGCGCTCGCCGTGCTGCGCCCGCTCGGACTCACGCGATACGGTCCCGAGCAGGTGGATTTCCTGCGCTACCGCCCCGTGCTCGACAACGCGCGATTGAAGGCGGTCTTCGGTTTCGCGCCGCGCCTCACTTCGCGCGAGGCGTTTGAGGCGTGGGCCCAGAGCCGACACGCTCGGGGCTGA
- a CDS encoding DUF2892 domain-containing protein: MCPDKIIRRFAGVFILASIALAMLVDARFYWFTAFVGVNLLQSSFSNFCPLERILGYVGVAGCKRAG; encoded by the coding sequence ATGTGCCCTGACAAGATCATTCGTCGCTTCGCCGGCGTCTTCATTCTGGCGAGCATCGCGTTGGCGATGCTGGTCGACGCGCGTTTCTACTGGTTCACCGCCTTCGTCGGTGTGAACCTCCTGCAGTCGAGCTTCTCCAACTTCTGCCCGCTCGAGAGGATCCTCGGTTACGTTGGCGTAGCCGGGTGCAAGCGGGCGGGCTAG
- a CDS encoding efflux RND transporter permease subunit: MGIAGRVARAFLTSKLTPLVTLASLAVGAIGLVATPREEEPQISVPMIDVIVAMPGAGPKEVENHLARPLERRMWELPGVDHVYAMSGDGYAVVTVRFKVGEDQERSVVRVHAKLQSDMDLMPAGVMPPLVKPHAIDDVPIVALTLHGTGTDINALRQIALHLEDEIRTVSDVAATSVIGGQPREITVTMDAARLAAAGITPGEVAIALQGANARLQAGEYATGDAVVRVGVGAGLASAADVGRVVVTTRSGAPVYVASVATVAEGFGEPTNYVAHLAAGKEAESAVTIQVAKRHGANATRVADEALHRVEAARARLLPDGVSYEVTRNYGETASEKASELILHLLIATLSVTLLIGIFLGWREALVVLVAVPVTLALTLFAYYALGYTLNRITLFALIFSIGILVDDAIVVVENIYRHLQMGRVGAEDAAVEGVDEVGNPTILATFTVIAAILPMAFVSGLMGPYMRPIPVGASVAMLASLGVAFIVTPWLALRLLRGHVKPLAAPVEGREHEPEEKTKFARFYAGIMEPLMNDRTRRLRFYAGIGVLLLGSVALLGVKLVQVKMLPFDNKSEFQVVLDFPEGTALETSQAAARQIAEYLRRVPEVTHTQVYAGTAAPFNFNGLVRHYFMRRGANVADLQVNLKPKGDRSRQSHEIAVAVRPAVDSIARMYGARAKVAEIPPGPPVLSTLVAEIYAPTDSLRVAAAEQVKAIMETTPGVVDVDWSIDAPGPERRFRVDRVRAAQDGASVEQIARTVVLALNGMPVTGAEAEQAREGVAITPRLAARDRSSEAALLAMPVATAFGPRPLARYVSVDSLTIESTRMRRNLRPVVYVTGDVAGSVEAPVYAILAMNGRIDSLWVQGARIHRYNSTQPDRLDEVALKWDGEWQVTIEVFRDLGLAFAIVLVLIYVLVVGWFQSFTIPLVIMAPIPLTLIGILPGHALTGAFFTATSMIGMIALAGIIVRNSILLVDFIQLAQDRGRPLREAVLEAGAVRFRPIALTAAAVVVGGIVMVLDPIFQGLAVALISGAIVATLLTMVVVPLLYWELQRTAGGND, from the coding sequence GTGGGTATCGCCGGACGCGTCGCCCGCGCCTTCCTCACGTCCAAGCTCACGCCGCTCGTCACCCTGGCCTCGCTGGCCGTGGGGGCGATCGGCCTGGTGGCGACGCCGCGTGAGGAAGAGCCCCAGATCTCGGTGCCGATGATCGACGTGATCGTCGCCATGCCCGGCGCCGGCCCGAAGGAAGTGGAGAATCACCTGGCGCGTCCGCTCGAGCGCCGCATGTGGGAGCTGCCGGGCGTCGACCACGTCTACGCGATGAGCGGCGACGGCTACGCCGTGGTGACCGTGCGGTTCAAGGTGGGCGAGGACCAGGAACGCTCGGTCGTGCGGGTGCACGCCAAGCTGCAGTCGGACATGGACCTCATGCCGGCGGGCGTCATGCCGCCGCTGGTGAAGCCGCACGCCATCGACGACGTGCCGATCGTCGCGCTCACGCTGCACGGCACGGGGACCGACATCAACGCCCTGCGGCAGATCGCGCTGCACCTCGAGGACGAGATCCGCACGGTCAGCGACGTGGCGGCCACGTCGGTGATCGGCGGCCAGCCGCGCGAGATCACCGTGACGATGGACGCGGCGCGCCTCGCGGCTGCGGGCATCACCCCCGGTGAGGTGGCCATCGCGCTGCAAGGCGCCAATGCCCGCCTGCAAGCCGGTGAATACGCCACCGGCGATGCGGTGGTGCGCGTCGGCGTGGGCGCGGGTCTGGCGTCCGCGGCCGACGTCGGGCGCGTGGTGGTCACCACGCGCAGCGGCGCCCCGGTGTACGTCGCGTCGGTCGCGACGGTCGCCGAAGGCTTCGGTGAGCCCACCAACTACGTCGCGCACCTCGCCGCCGGCAAGGAGGCCGAGTCGGCCGTCACCATCCAGGTGGCCAAGCGGCACGGCGCCAACGCGACGCGCGTGGCGGACGAGGCGCTGCACCGCGTGGAGGCGGCGCGCGCGCGCCTGCTCCCGGACGGCGTGTCGTACGAGGTCACCCGCAACTACGGCGAGACCGCGTCAGAGAAGGCCTCCGAGCTGATCCTGCACCTGCTCATCGCCACGCTGTCGGTGACGCTGCTGATCGGGATCTTCCTCGGCTGGCGCGAGGCGCTGGTGGTGCTCGTGGCGGTGCCGGTGACGCTCGCCCTCACGCTCTTCGCGTACTACGCGCTCGGTTACACGCTGAATCGCATCACGCTGTTCGCCCTGATCTTCTCCATCGGCATTCTCGTCGATGACGCGATCGTGGTGGTGGAGAACATCTATCGCCACCTGCAGATGGGGCGCGTGGGGGCGGAGGACGCAGCGGTGGAGGGCGTGGACGAGGTCGGCAACCCGACAATTCTCGCGACCTTCACGGTGATCGCGGCCATTCTCCCGATGGCGTTCGTCTCGGGACTGATGGGACCGTACATGCGCCCCATCCCGGTTGGCGCGTCGGTGGCGATGCTGGCGTCGCTGGGTGTCGCCTTCATCGTGACGCCGTGGCTCGCGCTCCGCCTCCTGCGCGGACACGTGAAGCCGCTGGCGGCGCCGGTGGAAGGGCGCGAGCACGAGCCGGAGGAGAAGACGAAGTTTGCGAGGTTCTACGCGGGGATCATGGAGCCGCTGATGAACGATCGCACGCGCCGGCTGCGCTTCTATGCAGGCATCGGCGTGCTGCTCCTTGGTTCGGTGGCGCTGCTCGGCGTGAAGCTGGTGCAGGTGAAGATGCTTCCCTTCGACAACAAGTCGGAGTTCCAGGTGGTGCTCGACTTCCCCGAGGGGACGGCGCTGGAGACGTCGCAGGCCGCCGCGCGGCAGATTGCCGAGTACCTGCGGCGGGTGCCCGAGGTGACGCACACGCAGGTCTACGCCGGCACCGCGGCGCCCTTCAATTTCAACGGGCTCGTTCGCCACTACTTCATGCGGCGTGGCGCGAACGTGGCCGACCTGCAGGTGAACCTCAAGCCCAAGGGCGACCGGTCGCGGCAGAGCCACGAGATCGCGGTGGCCGTGCGCCCCGCGGTGGACTCCATTGCCAGGATGTACGGCGCGCGCGCCAAGGTCGCGGAGATTCCGCCCGGACCGCCCGTGCTCTCCACGCTGGTCGCCGAGATCTACGCCCCCACCGATTCCCTCCGTGTTGCCGCCGCCGAGCAGGTGAAGGCGATCATGGAGACGACGCCGGGCGTGGTGGACGTGGACTGGAGCATCGACGCGCCGGGGCCGGAGCGCCGGTTCCGCGTGGACCGCGTGCGGGCCGCGCAGGACGGGGCGAGCGTCGAGCAGATTGCGCGAACCGTCGTGCTGGCGCTCAATGGCATGCCGGTGACGGGCGCGGAGGCGGAGCAGGCGCGGGAGGGCGTGGCGATCACGCCGCGGCTTGCCGCACGCGACCGTTCGTCGGAGGCGGCCCTGCTGGCGATGCCGGTCGCGACCGCCTTCGGCCCGCGTCCGCTGGCCCGCTATGTGTCCGTCGACTCGCTCACCATCGAGAGCACGCGGATGCGCCGCAACCTGCGGCCGGTGGTCTATGTGACCGGCGACGTCGCCGGCTCGGTGGAGGCGCCGGTCTACGCAATTCTCGCGATGAACGGGCGCATCGACTCGCTGTGGGTGCAGGGAGCAAGGATCCACCGCTACAACTCCACGCAGCCCGATCGCCTGGACGAGGTGGCGCTGAAGTGGGATGGCGAGTGGCAGGTGACCATCGAGGTCTTCCGCGACCTCGGCCTGGCCTTCGCCATCGTGCTCGTGCTCATCTATGTGCTGGTGGTCGGCTGGTTCCAGTCGTTCACCATTCCGCTGGTGATCATGGCGCCCATTCCGCTGACGCTCATCGGTATCCTGCCGGGTCACGCGCTCACGGGGGCGTTCTTCACCGCGACGTCGATGATCGGCATGATCGCGCTGGCCGGCATCATCGTGCGCAACTCGATCCTGCTCGTGGACTTCATCCAGCTGGCGCAGGACCGCGGACGCCCGCTGCGCGAGGCGGTGCTCGAGGCCGGCGCGGTGCGCTTCCGTCCCATCGCGCTCACGGCCGCCGCCGTGGTGGTCGGCGGGATCGTGATGGTGCTCGACCCGATCTTCCAGGGGCTCGCCGTGGCGCTGATCAGCGGCGCGATCGTCGCAACCCTGCTCACCATGGTGGTCGTGCCGCTCCTCTACTGGGAGTTGCAGCGCACGGCCGGAGGGAATGACTGA
- a CDS encoding efflux RND transporter periplasmic adaptor subunit yields MHNTLLIRAGVIPAILILAAACGGNEKAADAPTAAATGPTVAVVDTLLPSVFEASGPALPIAEATLSTKLMGAVTAVLVTEGARVSAGAPLVRLDATDLDAKSRQAAAGISAAEAAHREALAQATRIRALYADSAAPRAQLDAVEAGLARAAAGLDAARAGATELNAVRAYGVLRAPFAGVVTHRFVDAGDFAAPGAPLVTVQDASRLRITAAVPAAMARRVKAGMKIAATIEGQAVPAVVEGVVPSAATMYTINAIVQNAKGELPAGGAATIAVPASSTERVLLVPQSAIVREGDLTGVRVVRDGRAELRWVRLGDVRGDRVVVRTGLQAGERVALAGGER; encoded by the coding sequence ATGCACAATACACTGCTGATTCGGGCCGGCGTCATTCCGGCCATCCTCATCCTCGCCGCCGCCTGCGGTGGCAACGAGAAGGCCGCCGACGCGCCCACCGCCGCGGCGACGGGTCCGACGGTTGCCGTCGTCGACACCCTGCTTCCGTCAGTCTTCGAGGCCTCCGGCCCGGCGCTGCCCATTGCCGAAGCCACGCTGAGCACCAAGCTGATGGGAGCGGTGACCGCCGTCCTCGTCACGGAAGGGGCGCGCGTGTCGGCGGGCGCGCCGCTGGTGCGGCTCGATGCCACGGACCTTGACGCCAAGTCAAGGCAGGCTGCCGCGGGCATTTCCGCCGCGGAAGCGGCCCATCGCGAGGCGCTGGCCCAGGCTACGCGCATCCGCGCGCTGTACGCCGACAGCGCGGCGCCCCGGGCGCAGCTCGACGCCGTCGAGGCGGGGCTGGCCCGCGCCGCCGCCGGGCTCGACGCCGCGCGCGCCGGCGCGACCGAACTGAATGCGGTGCGCGCCTACGGCGTGCTGCGCGCGCCCTTCGCCGGCGTGGTCACGCATCGCTTCGTCGATGCCGGCGACTTCGCCGCGCCCGGGGCGCCGCTCGTGACGGTGCAGGACGCGTCGCGGCTTCGCATCACCGCGGCGGTGCCCGCCGCGATGGCCAGGCGGGTGAAGGCCGGAATGAAGATCGCCGCGACGATCGAGGGACAGGCGGTGCCGGCCGTCGTCGAGGGCGTCGTGCCGTCGGCGGCGACGATGTATACCATCAACGCGATCGTCCAGAACGCCAAGGGCGAGTTGCCGGCGGGCGGCGCCGCGACCATCGCCGTGCCGGCCAGCAGCACCGAGCGCGTGTTGCTCGTGCCGCAGTCAGCCATCGTGCGCGAGGGCGACCTCACTGGGGTGCGCGTGGTGCGCGATGGCCGCGCCGAACTGCGCTGGGTGCGCCTGGGCGACGTGCGCGGCGACCGTGTCGTCGTCCGCACCGGACTGCAGGCCGGTGAGCGCGTTGCGCTCGCCGGCGGGGAGCGCTGA